Below is a genomic region from Methanobrevibacter sp..
CAAGTCCAAAAAATTCCTGGATTTAATTAAAAAGTGATAATATGGATGAAGAGCTCACCACAATTCATATTACAAAGGCATTGTCTTCTTCAATGATTGTTGAATTAATCGATAAATATCCCAATCTCGAAGAGATTACCTGTTCTCCCAGTGTTTATAATAGAACCTCTAAAACTTATATCGATGCTTTAAGCCAGTTGGATATTGAAGTAAGGCAGAAGTATAATTGGGGTGCCAAATCCAAAAGCAATGGGATAGAGTATTATGTTCAAAAACTGTCCAATGAAGGTTTGACTGCACGTCAAATATCACAAAAACTTGATATTTCTCTTAACAGGGTTTATTATCTGCTTAAAAAAAGCAATACTTCTTTTGACAATAGAAAACGTAAACATGATTATTCTGAAATTAAACAACTTCAAAAAGAGGGCTTGTCAGCTAAAGAGATTTCAGAAAAATTGGATATGCCACAAAGAAGTGTTTATTATATTTTAAATAAAAAATAACTACTTATTTTAATAATGATTGTCATATATTTAAATATGATGATTTTACCTCAACTTCCATTATATGCAATAGCAATAATCTGCGGCTTATTGTCTTTTGCAGTCACTAGGCTGACAATGCCTAGGATTATACGTAAACTTGAAGCGGCGGATATTGTTGGAAAAGATATTCACAAATCCTGGAAGCCTGTTGTGGCTGAAATGGGTGGGTTTGGAATATTGTTCGGATTTATTATTGGAATGTTTTCCGGAATATACATGCATGATATACTTACATTTCCGCTGGTAATCGTTTTAGTTGTGATTTTGCTTGTCGGAATCATTGGAATTGCAGATGATTTGCTGGCTTTGTCTTCAAAAGAGAAATTCTTTTTGCTTTTTCTTGCAGGTTTGCCATTGATTTGGGCGGCACCTCCTAATGTGGGATTATTATATCTGATTACAATTCCTATTGCATTGTCAATCGGTTCTAACTTAACCAATATGCTTGCCGGTTTAAATGGTATTGAATCAGGTCTTGGAATTATTTCAATGGCATCACTTACCATTGCCTGTATAATTTTAGGAAAGTATGATG
It encodes:
- a CDS encoding glycosyltransferase 4 family protein produces the protein MMILPQLPLYAIAIICGLLSFAVTRLTMPRIIRKLEAADIVGKDIHKSWKPVVAEMGGFGILFGFIIGMFSGIYMHDILTFPLVIVLVVILLVGIIGIADDLLALSSKEKFFLLFLAGLPLIWAAPPNVGLLYLITIPIALSIGSNLTNMLAGLNGIESGLGIISMASLTIACIILGKYDVTIISMSMLGALIAFLYFNRYPAKIFPGDTGTLIIGAAVVCIAFIGRVKLIAFIVLMPNIIDAALKFYSAGVMNRQQQKPTQLNDEGKLVRPEVGFKSLIRLVLRKPIAEKDAVKIIWAIGIFFGAIGIIVALIMPGMLENQTLVNFLHVKEMFYHI